A genomic window from Phoenix dactylifera cultivar Barhee BC4 chromosome 7, palm_55x_up_171113_PBpolish2nd_filt_p, whole genome shotgun sequence includes:
- the LOC120111412 gene encoding fibroin heavy chain-like: MASHRALVAAFLVLSLSLGMARGRPVRKDLGVGLGGGLGLGVGLGLDLGGGNGITSGSGSGSGSAFASSSGSGSGFGAWSGPSGEGSYVSSGHGAGLGSSYGSGSTYGSGSSTGSGASSGSGGGSYAGVGGGPASGYGSGSAYGASSGAGFGGGSYTGPRGGSAFGHGSGSATSGSGSAGGSYAAPGGATRCAPGASGRGSSASSAGSSASSGSTSDTSSGANSGAWSGSNGGSCDTSSRGSGFGSSSSTSSGSTSNSNSGAVSGAWSGSGGGSNAASSGSSHSSCGSCSSSGSTSEAGSGASSISGEGSFSASGNGAGSAYASGSSSGESSSAESGSEGGSYAASGGGSHFDSESRSASISNAGAGSSASSSSEGGSYAASGGDSNFGSTTVSRSNSGAWSGSSGGSYATSGGGLNSGSFSDSSSSSNAVSGAGSGAWSGSSGGSYAASNGGPNVGSTSTSGSSSRAGSGVWTGFGGGSNGAIGQGYGYGFGSGSGFAQGRGYGSGSGYDSGVGSAEGHADMNWSGSGMGHGQGYGSGSGFGSKGGHL, from the coding sequence ATGGCATCCCACAGAGCTCTAGTTGCAGCTTTTCTTGTGCTTTCCCTTTCCCTGGGCATGGCCAGAGGCCGACCAGTGAGGAAGGACCTGGGTGTGGGCTTGGGTGGTGGCTTAGGGCTCGGTGTGGGGCTTGGGCTTGACCTGGGAGGTGGCAATGGCATAACCTCTGGCTCGGGCTCGGGTTCTGGTTCTGCTTTTGCCTCCAGCTCGGGCTCTGGCTCAGGCTTCGGTGCATGGTCTGGTCCTAGCGGCGAGGGGTCTTATGTTTCCTCCGGCCACGGTGCAGGTCTTGGTTCTAGTTATGGCTCCGGCTCGACGTACGGCTCGGGCTCGAGCACCGGCTCGGGTGCATCGTCTGGTTCTGGTGGAGGTTCTTACGCTGGGGTTGGCGGAGGCCCGGCGTCTGGCTATGGCTCTGGTTCTGCTTATGGCGCGAGCTCGGGAGCAGGCTTTGGAGGAGGATCTTATACCGGACCGAGGGGGGGCTCGGCATTTGGTCATGGTTCTGGTTCTGCCACTAGCGGGTCTGGCTCTGCAGGGGGATCTTATGCCGCCCCAGGTGGGGCGACCCGTTGTGCACCCGGTGCTTCGGGCAGGGGGAGCTCGGCCTCTAGTGCTGGCTCTAGTGCCAGTTCTGGTTCTACCTCCGACACAAGCTCGGGAGCAAATTCCGGTGCATGGTCTGGCTCTAATGGAGGATCTTGTGATACTTCAAGCAGGGGCTCAGGCTTCGGTTCCAGTTCCAGCACTAGCTCCGGTTCTACCTCTAACTCCAATTCTGGCGCAGTCTCTGGCGCATGGTCCGGGTCTGGTGGGGGCTCTAATGCGGCCTCTAGTGGGAGCTCCCACTCCAGTTGTGGCTCTTGTTCTTCCTCTGGTTCGACTTCAGAAGCAGGTTCAGGTGCATCATCTATCAGTGGAGAGGGATCTTTTTCGGCTTCGGGCAATGGTGCAGGTTCTGCTTATGCCTCTGGATCAAGCTCGGGAGAAAGTAGTAGTGCAGAGTCTGGCTCCGAAGGAGGATCCTATGCTGCTTCAGGTGGAGGCTCTCACTTTGATTCTGAATCGAGGTCTGCTTCTATCTCAAATGCAGGTGCAGGATCAAGCGCATCTTCTAGTTCGGAAGGAGGATCTTATGCTGCTTCTGGAGGGGACTCGAACTTTGGTTCAACCACAGTCTCTAGATCGAACTCAGGTGCATGGTCTGGTTCTAGTGGGGGATCTTATGCCACCTCGGGAGGAGGATTGAACTCTGGTTCTTTCTCAGATTCTAGCTCTTCCTCCAACGCGGTCTCAGGAGCAGGCTCTGGTGCATGGTCTGGATCCAGTGGAGGATCCTATGCTGCTTCTAATGGGGGCCCTAATGTTGGTTCTACTTCTACCTCTGGTTCAAGCTCTAGGGCAGGGTCTGGCGTATGGACTGGCTTTGGCGGGGGCTCCAATGGTGCTATAGGTCAAGGCTATGGGTATGGATTCGGCTCTGGATCTGGTTTTGCTCAAGGTCGTGGGTATGGGAGTGGTTCTGGGTATGACTCTGGGGTTGGCTCTGCGGAAGGGCATGCAGACATGAACTGGAGTGGATCTGGCATGGGACATGGCCAAGGATATGGTTCTGGATCTGGATTTGGGTCTAAGGGTGGGCATCTTTGA
- the LOC103719521 gene encoding tetraspanin-7-like — protein sequence MVRVSNNLVGLLNIVTLLLSIPILGAGIWLGHRAHTDCEKFLERPVIALGVFLLLVSLAGLVGACCSVSWLLWLYLLVMFLLIVLLFCFTVFAFVVTNPGAGEVVSGRGYKEYRLGDYSHWLQKRVEDDGNWRKIRSCLREGKVCQRLEERNQTLDEFINNHLSPIQSGCCKPPTACNFTYRSETVWDKPPGFTPSNISDCNTWQNDPSILCYDCQSCKAGVLANVKNDWKKVAVVNIIFLIFLLVVYSVGCCAFRNNRQGNAHPRWKGGFA from the exons ATGGTGCGGGTGAGCAACAACCTGGTCGGGCTTCTCAACATCGTGACGCTCCTCCTCTCGATCCCCATCCTGGGCGCCGGCATCTGGTTGGGCCACCGCGCCCACACTGACTGCGAGAAGTTCTTGGAGCGCCCCGTCATCGCCCTCGGcgtcttcctcctcctcgtctCCCTCGCCGGCCTCGTCGGCGCCTGCTGCAGCGTCTCATGGCTCCTATGGCTCTACCTTCTCGTCATGTTCCTCCTCATTGTCCTCCTCTTCTGCTTCACCGTCTTCGCCTTCGTCGTCACTAATCCCGGCGCCGGCGAGGTCGTTTCCGGTCGGGGATACAAGGAATACCGCCTCGGGGACTACTCCCACTGGCTCCAGAAGAGAGTCGAAGACGACGGGAACTGGCGCAAGATCCGGAGCTGCTTGCGGGAAGGCAAGGTCTGCCAGAGGTTGGAGGAGAGGAACCAGACGCTTGATGAGTTCATCAACAACCACCTCTCGCCAATCCAG TCTGGATGCTGCAAGCCTCCCACTGCATGTAACTTCACCTACCGAAGTGAAACTGTTTGGGATAAACCTCCTGGCTTCACCCCTTCTAATATTTCGGACTGCAACACTTGGCAAAACGATCCATCTATCCTCTGCTATGACTGCCAATCTTGCAAAGCAGGGGTCCTCGCCAATGTCAAGAATGACTGGAAGAAGGTCGCGGTCGTgaacatcatcttcctcatcttccttCTTGTCGTCTACTCTGTTGGATGCTGTGCCTTCAGAAACAACAGGCAGGGCAATGCGCACCCGAGATGGAAAGGAGGATTTGCTTAG